From a single Paludibacter jiangxiensis genomic region:
- a CDS encoding cupin domain-containing protein: MSTPFETAVVFPLENSVEYTSGGVVSKQIIKSAAGNVTLFSFDKGQGLTEHTAPFDAIVQVLDGEVEISIDGHPHRVKKGECIIMPANHPHALSAVEAFKMLLTMIKG, translated from the coding sequence ATGAGTACACCTTTTGAAACAGCAGTAGTCTTTCCTTTGGAAAACTCTGTGGAATATACCTCTGGCGGCGTTGTTAGCAAACAGATTATTAAAAGTGCGGCAGGCAATGTCACTCTCTTTTCGTTCGACAAAGGCCAGGGTCTCACCGAACATACCGCTCCTTTTGATGCAATTGTTCAGGTTCTCGACGGAGAAGTAGAAATCAGTATCGACGGCCATCCTCACCGGGTCAAAAAAGGAGAATGCATCATCATGCCAGCCAATCATCCTCATGCTTTGTCGGCTGTGGAAGCCTTCAAAATGCTGCTGACAATGATCAAAGGATAA